The following coding sequences are from one Saprospiraceae bacterium window:
- the clpB gene encoding ATP-dependent chaperone ClpB — protein sequence MTYENFTIKAQDAILKAQQIATGLSQQVIEPLHLAKAIIETDEKLVEFIFSKMGANTRKISHELETAIRSLPTVKSDVAGGKQYLSNDSNQILIHAKNLMSEMGDEYISLEIMLLALFKVNDQTTKIFKSNQITAEGVKQAIVELRKGKKVSDASGDEQFNALNKYAVNLNLAAESGKLDPIVGRDEEIRRILHILSRRKKNNPILIGEAGVGKTAIIEGIAWRIVKNDVPENLKDKRIFSLDLAALIAGAKYKGEFEERLKAVVREVNESNGKIILFIDEIHSLIGAGGGSGSIDAANILKPALARGELHTIGATTLDEYQKYFENDKALVRRFQPVMIDEPSVEDTISILRGVQDKYEVYHKIAIQDEALIAAAELSHRYITDRQLPDKAIDLIDEAAAKLRLELDSVPEKIDELDRRVRQLEIEREAVMREKDNLKVKLIEENLANTKQNLDSLKAAWKTEKEIVDRIQSIKKKLDEINIAAEKAERESDFGLVAKLRYGDAKEQENLLKEAEAKLAALPEGSRFTSETVTANDIAAVVSKWTGIPLQKMMQTEKDKLLHIEDELAKRVIGQEEAIRAVSDAVRRSRAGLQDPNKPIGSFIFLGPTGVGKTELAKALAEVLFDDEKSMTRIDMSEFMESHSVSKLVGAPPGYVGYDEGGQLTEAVRMKPYSIILLDEIEKAHPDTFNILLQVLDDGHLTDNKGRVANFKNTIIIMTSNMGSEIILENFEDLDALGDKHRTEIIETTKVEVFEKLKESLRPEFLNRIDDKIMFLPLTKMEIKKIASLQLKSLKKNLLNQGIDLEFSESALSLLADLGYEPQFGARPLKRVIQKEIVNELAKIMLAGQVVKDNKILVDTDQKGFTFNGISTGLETPRPDARKSKFDELSTATKDVEDATKDVLNPKKSNGKPKDSDS from the coding sequence ATGACATACGAAAATTTTACTATAAAAGCCCAAGATGCAATTCTGAAAGCCCAGCAGATTGCAACCGGTTTGTCTCAACAAGTAATAGAACCTCTGCATCTTGCAAAGGCAATCATTGAGACCGACGAAAAATTGGTGGAGTTTATTTTCTCCAAAATGGGTGCAAATACAAGAAAAATATCACATGAATTGGAAACAGCAATCAGAAGTTTACCAACTGTGAAATCTGATGTTGCTGGAGGAAAACAATACCTTTCCAATGACTCCAATCAGATCCTCATCCATGCCAAGAACTTAATGAGCGAAATGGGTGATGAGTACATTTCTCTTGAGATCATGCTACTAGCACTTTTTAAAGTGAATGACCAGACTACGAAAATATTCAAGTCCAATCAAATTACAGCTGAAGGTGTCAAGCAAGCGATTGTAGAATTGAGGAAAGGAAAAAAAGTGAGCGATGCTTCAGGGGATGAACAGTTCAACGCGCTCAACAAATATGCAGTCAATCTCAATCTTGCAGCTGAAAGTGGCAAGTTGGATCCCATTGTAGGTCGTGATGAAGAAATCAGACGAATACTCCATATTTTGTCAAGAAGGAAGAAGAATAATCCAATTTTAATTGGGGAAGCCGGTGTAGGTAAGACTGCAATCATTGAAGGAATTGCCTGGAGGATTGTAAAAAATGACGTTCCTGAAAATCTGAAGGACAAGAGAATATTCTCTCTTGATTTGGCAGCATTGATCGCTGGAGCGAAGTACAAAGGCGAGTTTGAAGAGCGCCTCAAAGCAGTAGTCAGAGAGGTCAATGAATCTAATGGTAAAATCATCCTTTTTATTGACGAGATTCACTCATTGATCGGCGCAGGAGGAGGAAGTGGTAGCATTGATGCAGCCAACATTTTAAAACCGGCATTGGCGAGAGGTGAACTCCATACAATTGGCGCTACAACTTTGGATGAATATCAAAAGTATTTTGAAAATGACAAAGCTCTTGTAAGGAGATTTCAACCTGTGATGATTGATGAGCCAAGTGTTGAAGATACGATTTCGATATTGCGAGGAGTTCAGGATAAATATGAAGTCTACCACAAAATAGCAATTCAAGATGAAGCTTTGATAGCAGCGGCAGAATTGTCACATCGATATATTACTGATCGTCAATTGCCGGACAAGGCTATTGACTTGATAGATGAAGCGGCCGCAAAACTTCGACTAGAACTCGATAGCGTTCCGGAAAAGATTGATGAGTTAGACCGAAGAGTTCGACAGCTGGAAATAGAAAGAGAAGCTGTAATGCGTGAAAAAGATAATCTGAAAGTCAAGTTAATCGAAGAAAATCTTGCAAATACTAAACAGAATCTGGATTCACTCAAAGCTGCCTGGAAAACTGAAAAGGAAATCGTCGATCGTATCCAGTCCATCAAGAAGAAGTTGGATGAGATCAATATTGCAGCAGAGAAGGCTGAAAGGGAATCTGATTTCGGTCTCGTAGCAAAATTGAGATATGGTGATGCCAAAGAGCAGGAAAACTTACTCAAAGAAGCCGAAGCCAAACTAGCTGCTTTACCAGAAGGAAGTAGATTTACCTCTGAGACAGTAACCGCCAATGACATTGCCGCCGTGGTAAGCAAGTGGACTGGTATTCCTTTGCAAAAAATGATGCAAACTGAGAAGGACAAGCTTCTCCACATTGAGGATGAATTAGCAAAAAGAGTCATAGGACAAGAAGAAGCAATTCGGGCAGTCTCGGATGCAGTGCGACGATCCAGAGCAGGACTTCAAGACCCGAACAAACCAATCGGTTCTTTTATCTTTCTAGGGCCCACCGGTGTGGGAAAGACCGAATTAGCCAAAGCATTGGCAGAAGTTCTCTTTGATGATGAAAAATCAATGACACGTATCGACATGAGTGAATTTATGGAGTCACACTCGGTTTCTAAACTTGTGGGAGCTCCTCCCGGATACGTGGGTTATGACGAAGGCGGACAGCTCACCGAGGCGGTCAGGATGAAACCTTATTCGATTATCTTGCTCGACGAGATTGAGAAGGCTCATCCGGATACTTTCAATATTCTATTGCAAGTATTGGACGATGGACATCTGACGGATAATAAGGGTAGGGTGGCAAATTTTAAGAACACCATCATCATCATGACATCCAATATGGGCTCAGAAATTATACTCGAGAATTTCGAGGATCTGGATGCTTTGGGAGACAAACATCGTACAGAAATAATAGAAACCACCAAAGTAGAGGTATTCGAAAAGTTAAAAGAAAGCTTGAGGCCGGAATTCCTGAACAGGATCGATGATAAGATCATGTTTTTGCCTCTGACCAAGATGGAAATCAAGAAAATTGCATCCTTACAGTTAAAATCATTGAAGAAGAATTTGCTCAATCAAGGAATTGATTTAGAATTCAGTGAAAGTGCTTTGAGCTTGCTGGCTGATTTGGGTTACGAGCCTCAGTTTGGGGCAAGACCCTTAAAAAGAGTCATTCAGAAGGAGATCGTCAATGAACTTGCCAAGATCATGTTAGCAGGTCAGGTGGTCAAGGACAATAAAATTCTTGTAGATACGGATCAAAAGGGATTTACTTTCAATGGAATTTCTACAGGTTTAGAAACACCCCGACCGGATGCAAGAAAATCAAAGTTTGATGAGCTTTCTACTGCTACAAAAGATGTAGAAGACGCAACTAAAGATGTCCTCAATCCAAAGAAATCCAATGGTAAACCAAAGGATTCGGATTCTTAA